The genomic stretch TTTGGAGAACTGATAAATAACGGTAAATAAAAGCTTTTTGAAGAATATTATTCAATATGACCAGGTAGAGGTGATAGGCTTCATTGCCCGTACCTCTACTTATACATACATTATTCGTCACATTGTTTATGTTTGTCTTTGATAATTCGAAGGTATTCGTTCTCATTATCTAATAATCTACTTTGTTTGGACAGCTGTTGGTTTATATCGTCTAGGCGATTCATATTGTTGGTTAATTTATTGCTAATTCCATTGAATCCTTTCCCTAGGCTGTCATTAGTTTCACCAAGCTTTTCATCAATTCTATTTAAACTCTCGTCAAATCGGTCGAATTTCTCGTGCATCCTATCAAAGTGTCCATGCATATTTTCTTTCAACTTATTTAATTCCTCAAGTATTCTTTTAGCCCCTTCCTCTGTTATACCTTCTGAATCTGTGTTTACTACCTTGTTGTTATCCTCTTTAGTCATACTAATAACACTCCTTTCATTGCTAGTTTATGGTATCAAATACACTGCTAATGTAAAGGTATGGGTTTTGCTTATATATGAAATATCGTATAATGATGGGGCTTCGATTTCTTTTTCTGTAAATCGGAGTTCTTCCTAATTTGTTGTGTGTTTGGCTAACTTACACAACTCAAAGTCCTCTATTCTTTGACATGGGAATAGGGGGCTTTTCTTTTACTTCTTTCGCCCCTTCTGAATCACGCAACAACATACCAACGCGAAGGATTGCCCGGCGTGGGAATAAGCGTAAGCCGCGGTTTGCTAACTCAAGTTTTTCCCCACTAGCAAGCGTCACAACTGCCTTTCCCATCTTATTTTCTAAAAGCTGAACTTCAACCTTTAACTCGGAAATGATTTCGTCACGGGTATATCTACGTAAACCGTCCTCGGCTAATTCCTCTTTGTTGTAGCCCATTGTCGATGTTAGTGTTTCGAATCCTACGTTATAGAAGTCTGCTACTTGCTTAACCGTAGCCAATTCCGTGCCGGGCATTAGTAGAAGGCCTTTCACTTTGTCCAAAACGTCCACGCGTTCCATGTGCTGTTCTCTTGTTGCCTTGTCTGTTAGGAATTGTTCTTGTGTAATGGAGTATCTTCAGACCCACTATAGGGAGGCATAAAGGTACGCATTCCTCTCTTCACCGATGTAACTTACGACTTGTAAATGCCTTTATATCAAGCCCTAGAAGCCATTTGAGAGGTGTTTGGATAGTTCACATGAGAAAGTTAGATAGAAAGAGGAGAACGGTGAGAGTGGCTATATAAGCACACAAAAAGACACAGCTAACAATTAGGGCTGCGTCTACGTGTTTGTTATAATACGAAGCTATTCAAGTCTGCTTCAATTTCTTCATCTGTAATGCCAATATATATAAGGGTGATTTCCGGGCGGGAATGGTTTAATATTCTTTGCAACTTGGCAACATCTTTTGTCTGCTTGTAGAACCAGTATCCAAAGGTCTTACGCATTGTATGGGTTCCTATACCTTCCTCTATATCAACCATTCTTCCTGCCTTATTAAGTTGCCTATATGCTTGTGTCGGTGTAATGGGTTTGTCTCCTTTACGGGAAGGAAATAGCCACTCACTATCAAGCCCTTTTAAGTAATCTTGTATCTCTGTATAGATGTTGGAAACATTTATTGTTCGAGGCTTCTTGGTCTTTCCCTCATATATTACTATCTTTTTCTTCCTTCTAAGTTCACTTGCTTTTAGCTTCAATAGGTCTCCTACACGTAAGCCGGTGTTTATTCCAAGTAAGAATAATATGTAGTCACGTTCCCCTCACCATTTCTTCAAACTCCATTTCATATCATCAATAATCTCTTTACTACGGATTGGTTGTACATCCTTTACTTGATTCATAGCCATTCCTCCAGACCTTTAAAAACGGTGTTTTGAATGTATGTTTTTTTCGTACAATCTCATTTTACCTAAAATTATCACTTAGTACAATGAAATCAATTAATTGAATGTATGTTTTTGCATATATTCATACATTCGCGAAAAAGAGACCCCGGGTACATGGCGGAAGGGGTTGTGTGTTGAGTGATTTGGGGGCTTGGAGAAAATAGGCATCAAATTTTTATGCCGGATGTAACCATCAAAATATGTTTCGCGATTCTTGTCACACTAGCTAAGTATCCTTTCCAATAGCACACACAAAGCGAGAAAGGAGGAAAAAATGACCAGTATTTTTAATTTATACTCACCAGAAGAAATTATGGGTAACGAGAAGCTAGAAACTTTTCTTTTAATGGAACTGGATAACAGTAGAAGGGTTAGGGATATGGTACAAACTATATTAGCGATTCCTCGAAACAGTTTTATCAGCGTAGAACGCTGTGCAGAACTGTATGAGGTAGAAGAGGAGTTAGTCCGAGAAATGCTTGAATTAAGTGAAGGACTATACGAACATCCAAACGTACTTATTACAAGGCGTGAGTGTATTAATCTATCAAGACTACTACACGAATCGAAAGTAGCTAAGGAACTGAGGATTCAATACTGTCTAGGTTAATGCCCCTAATTACTTTGAGATGTAAGAATATAACAGAAAAATAAGGAAGGATGACGAATTATGAACTTAACGAACCGTGCCCAACAAATGAGAGAAGAGGAAGATACAATTTTACTTCCCCCTACAAGCTTCTCAAGCCTTAGTGAAGTGACTAAATACTACAACATCACGGAAGAATCGGTATTATCTATGTTAAGCCTGATAGTTGCTTCAAAAGGGAAATTGGATATTTTATTATCACAAGAAGACTTATGGAAGATACAGTATCTTTTAAGTGAGAATGGAATAAAAGAACATCTATAAAATAGGAATACCGTCGTAGCTTATTCTGCATGACGGTTTTTTTAGTCACAAATCAATTCACCGCCTTCCAATAGTTGATGTACCCGCTACAAGCGGAGAATCAACGAAAGAAGGAATCTTGTTATGGAAAAGGACAATATCAACAATGGTGTTTTTTTGAAGGTACACATTTCATTGTTCACAAGCGGTGTAGCAGCAAAACTAGGTAAGTACTTGACGACCTTACTTGCTATAGCTTCATACATGGACGAGAAGGGGGAGTGCTACCCAACACAGCGACAACTTGCCGAACGGACAGGAACGACCAAAAACCTTATTAACCGCCATATAAAGGCGTTACTAGATTTTGAAGTGGATGGTAAGCCGATTATTACCAGAAGAATTGTATACAACAATAGAGGCTACGCTAACTCCATCTATACTATTCATCCGATATCGCAGGTTTCGATATTCCACGGAGAAGTAGCAGCTGTTCAAAAGCAATCATAAGGGAACGTGTCCCTATATGTGTGATGGACTTGTATTCATAGTAGTGAGTGGAGTGTATTTGTTTTGTATATACCTAGTACACACCTTAGATACTTAACTAGAACCAATAACTAGAACCATATAACAATAACCAATAACAAGAGGGAAGGGGGATAACCCCCCTTCTAATAAACAATAATATTTAGTAAGAGTAGAAATAGGAACTACAACAAAATTCAGTTATTGTTAATGATGTTAAGCTTCAATGACTTACAGAAACCCTCTAAGCCAGGATAAATTGTTTCGTGAGTAATATTCATTTTCTTTAGCTGAGACCAACATTCGTTTATTTGGTCTTTTTTAAAAATAAGTTTATGACCTACTTCATTACCGTCAAGTTTGCCCTCAACCATGCCATTAGCCTCCAATATCTCTTGGATAGATTTATCCAATACACTAGGTACTAGAAATAGCCCTTGTTGTTTTCGGATTCTTTCATTCTTCTCAAGAGGTTCATGAAACCAGACGTACGGATGATTATTATCTCGTGTGCTAATCTTTGCGAGTGCTTTGTAACGATAATCAGCTGAAAAATAGACTCTTCCCAACTTCTTTGAATAATATTTTTCTAATGCTGTAGAGTCTATTGTATATACACAAAAATCACTCATTGCACTATCTATTGCAAAAAATGCAGCAATATAAGGAGAGTATGTCCAATCAAGTAACCTTGTAGGTGTTCCGTAGTGCTGCATCATAGATAGATAACCTAGTCTTGCTTCTAACCATGCTTTTCTCTCTTCATTTTGTGAATGTTCTATAATATGGGTTGCTGAGTATAGCTTATATGATGAACGAAATTCCTTGTATATACTTTTTTCTATTGTCAGTCCTTCTCTATTTGTATAGTCGCCTAGTGATTTTTTACACTCACGATAAAAAGAAGTCTCCAAGTCCCATTCCGTTGAACTCTGCCCCCTGAAAATCCAACTTCCACCATAATCATTATGTATCAAAGAAACAAAATGCTGCCAATTCTCTATCTGAATTTCTTTCCACATTAGCTTTCCTCCTTATCTTCTAATATAACCAACAAATTTGGATAGCTAAGAACAATTAAATCTCAAAAGGTATATTACCTTTTATCTTATTGTAAGGTATTATGGTTAAAAGTACCTAATGGAGGTTAATTATGTCAAAAGAAAAGGTTAAAAATTCGAGAATTGAGAAGAAGGATATGGGTTATTGGATTGTAATATTAGTCTTAATAATGGTAGGTCAGTTCACATTCTTTTACGGGGATAAAAATGATATTGTTTCTCATATTGGTTTTGGAGGTACGATTGTTTCAATTCTCTTAGCGGTTGTAGCAATTATTTATTCATTTTACTAAAGTAGCACGTATGAAAATGCTAATACTAAACTGGATGCATCTGCTAATCAAATTAAAGAGGCTGCCGACAACCTTTCAGTAGTAAATGAGATACGACCCATGCTAGAAACCTTCAAGAATGAGGTTGGAGTTCTGAATGAAAGCATAAGCGGCATCAAGGAGATTACTGGTAGAGTAGATGATGGAGTTACTACCTTAAAGGAAAGCTTAATATTTAAAAACTCCAATTCGGAAAACACTCAAGAGTGGTCTGCAAGTTACTTTGATGAGGATTTCTTTCGTAAGCTGCTGGTTGGGGCAAGTCCATTAATTAAGATATCTATGTTCATTGCGTATAAGTTCTATAAATCTGAGGAAGAATTTTCAGTCAGGAATGCTGTAAAAGAGGTCTATATAGAATATAATGAGGAATTCGACGAGTCTATGGCTTTAAGAGTAACTGATGGTGTTTTGTCTACCTTATCAATGTCTACTCAATTAGGCTTCGTACATGTTGAAAACTCTTACGAAAATACGAAAGTGGCATACGTGAACGAGAGTCTTGAAAGCTATTTAGAGAAAGAGATATCAGAAATTAAAAGAAGTCCCGATAATGCCTACTATAATGTAATTACTTACCTTTTCTCGTAATCACTAAAGTAATCTATGTACTGACATGTTCGACAGCCATAACAATAGTGTATTTACAGAGAATGTTAGTTGCTTTATAATGACTATAACAAACGGATAAAAAGAACGTAATTCCTATGCATGAACAACGCCCCTTCTCATTGTAGCTAACGTGTTAGGGAATCGTATTCTAAATAGGGTTAGACGTTAAATGAACGGAATAATGATGGCTTTTTGCGGTTTCCTAAACCGTGTGTCGCAAGTTCGAATCTTGCCGGGGCCGTATGAAAAAACAGTCGCAGCCTAGTCTAGGTTGTGACTGTTTTTTTTGTTATTTATACAGAGTTAGGAGAATCGGGCTGACAACTGCAGCTAGTATAAGAAAGATTACTGCTATCAAACCCATCTTATTTTTCTCCTTATAAATCTTATAAGCGAATAGAGACGTATAACATACGATGAATAAAGTGATAACTGATAAATAAAAAATAGGCATCTAATCCCTCACATCTGTAATGGATGATTCACGCAACATCTTACCAAATTCCAACCCTCTTAATTGAAAGTGAACACGGACCTTTGCGTTAGGGTAGATTTTCTTGGACCAATCTGCTTCTTCATATTGTTTGATAGTCAGGAACTTAGGCCGAATATGCAAGGACCAATAAAACGGTTCTCCTTTGTACTTGTCTTGTGTTCGCCGTATAAATCGATCGGCGCGTTGTCCGAGCTGTTTATTAATAGATTGCTCCAGTATTTGTCTGTTCTTATCGTTTGTAGTGTAGTTTACAGTGCTGGGAATGGCATACACATTTAAGCTGTAGTTCACAAACACATCAATTGTTGATTGTTTATCTTTTTTATAATCAACCTTCGTTTTTACTTTGTTTATTTCCAGACGTCCTGCTATTTGATAACTAGGTTTAATTGGATCATTGTAGGAAGCAATTATATCTTTTTGGGATAGTGTAGAATCAAACATAAGGCAGAATCTAGTCTCTTCTCCAGTTAATGTGTCAATCATCTGTCCTTCTTTAAAAACAGCCGATCCCATAAATTGTGTGTGATTCTTCCCTTTTATCGGGATTTCTCCAGCCTTGTAATGATCTTCTTCTCCAAACTTTGGATCTTTATCTCTTTCTGTTGTAGCCAAAGGAGCAATAAAGAGATCGGCATCTCCCTCTGTAATTAGAAAGTAGCGAACTAAAGGTGCATCTGGTATCACACCTGTCTCCTTGGCTCTATCCAGCATGTACTGGTAAAACTTATGCGGTCTGGATTCTAATTGCGGTTTATTTTCCTGGATAAATGTTTCTGCATTTTCTTTTGAAACTACTAACTGGGCATTTAATTTCAAATCCACTGTACTTGGCGCTGATTGCATCAAATAAAGAAAGTCTTTCGAGCGCGCAAGTTCTTCAGATACAATGACTACTCTAGCTTGCTCTAATGCAATCTGCTTTGCGACAGTAGCATTTGCCGCATTTGTAGCTGTAAGAAAATCAGTACCAAGAACACTGATCACTTCTTGCGGAGGTTCATCTGTAGTCGAACCAGATGCGGAACTGCCAACTTCCGGATTTGCGATTTGAAAGGAAAATCGGTAAATCCCACTTCGGTCCGTTTTGTCTACACCAATACTTACTACGAAAGCTTGCTCTTCCAGCTCTTTTTGATCAAAGCAGCCTCCCAATAATAGTGGCATTAAAAGCAGAAGCAGAATTAATATATTCCTTTTCATTGTCTCCTCCTTTCACGCCACATCGAAGACACCAACAGGATGAATGGAAAACATAGATAGACTGGAGAAATCCAATGTAAGCCTGTTTTTCGAACAATCAATTCGTTTACGATAAAATTAGTAGGTATTAGCGATATAACCATAGCAAGAAAGCTTATTGGCAAGAGCAGTCCTTCAAAGCGCTTAATCTGAAACAACGCTCCGTAAAGCCAGCAAATCAAGTACAAGAAAATGGCGAATCGCAGAAAGTTTGAAAAAAGCCAGCCGACCATAAATAACGTGCTAATATTGGTGAAAAAGTGACCTAAAGGGACTGATTCGGTTGATTCTTGATAAAGATAGGCGATGCCGTTTATGGAGTTGTAGTCAAAAATTAAAGTGTAAATGATATAGAAGGAGACAATTAAAAGTATGGAAAGACTCCCTCCGATATAGATGCCAATGTGAAACTGTCTTGTATCATGGAATGCCTGGTAAGCGATAGTCAAAAGAAAAAACTCTAAGAAAACAGAAGAAAGGGAGATGCCATCCTTTATTACAACGTCTGCACCGCTTCCGAATAGGGGAAATAGACGCTGCCATACAGTATCTTGAAGGTCAACAAACAAAACGGAGACAATGGTTAACACAACGATCGGAATAACCGCCCATGCAAGACTGCCAATTGTCTCAAATCCTTTATTTGCTACAAATAAGATGATCAATAAGAAAGTGATGTAGATAAAGGAGGTAGGAGCGTTAGGAAAGTAAAGGTAATTTAATTCTTCTACAACATTACGCATATCAGTTGCCATTGTAAAAAAGCCGCCGAAGAACAAGAGAAGACCGATGAATGTACCGAATTTTGTTCCAAGCAGATGTTTCAGCAATTCTACAAGATTTTTCGTTTTATACTTTTTAAGTAAATGCATAAGCGTAAGAAATGGAGGTAAGATGACAATTGTAGAAATAATAGGTGAAATCCACAGAGCATTTTGTGCATTGTCGGCAAATAAGGCTGGTGTTGTATCACCGCCTTTTAGACCGATTACCATAAAGATGATTGCTGTTAATTCACGAGCGCGCATTGGTTTTTTGATTAGCTCCATTTGATTTCACCCCTTTAATTTTTGTCCATGTCTTTTGGCTTGAGGTAGCCAGGTCTCCATTTAATATTTTTAAGAAGTTTGCGGAAATAGGTGTCATCTGATGATTTGGTATGCGGTGTTTGTGGTGAAAAATAAGGAACACCGAAGGAATTTAATGAAACAACGTAAGCAAGCCAAATAATAATGGCACCTAGTAAGCTGAAAGCTCCAAAAAAACCAGCAGCAAGGATGAATAAAAAGCGCGAAATGCGTAATGTATGGTTAATGCTGTAGTTTGCAGCACTAAAAGAAGATAAGCCACTCAGTGCAACAAGGATAACAACAATAGGACTAACGATATTTGCCTCTACAGCTGCTTGTCCGAGAATGAGCGCGCCGACGATTCCGATTGTAGGTCCTAATGGATTGGGTATTCGGACACCAGCTTCTCGGATCAACTCGAATGCTACTTCCATCAGCAGCACCTCAAATGTGATGGGTAAAGGAACTTTCTCCCTGCTGGCAGCGATAGCCAGCAGTAAATCAATCGGCACCAGCTGGCTGTGAAAATTTGTTATCGCAACATAAGCGGCTGAAACAAATAGAGTGATGAGATAGGCAAATACCCTAATCAAACGGCTGAAATTCCCAAATGCCCATCGGAGGTAGATGTCCTCTGGGGAGTGGAAAAATCCCCATATTGTCATCGGAGCAATCAAGCAGGATGACGAGTTATCCATCATGATCACGATGAAACCATCTGAAATATAATTAGCAGCATTATCTGGGCGCTCGGTGTAGAGCATAGTGGGAAATAGTGACCGCGGTCTTTCTTCTAAAAATTGCTCCAGTACTTCTATATTTCGGATATTATCTACAGTAATACTCTTGATTCGACTCTTAATATTCTCAAGCACCTTATCATTCACCAAATCGCGCGTGTAAACCAAGGAAACTGGATCGACAGGCCTTACCCCGACGTCTATACTCTCCACGATTAGATCCTTGGAAGGCATTTTTTTTCGTATCATCGAAATATTTGTCGTTAAGGATTCAGTAAGAGCATCCTTTGGTCCCTTTACTGTCCTTTCATTATCTGCTTTTTCTATGGAACGGTGTTTAAAGTCTGGAATGCTGGCTTCGTATGCCTCGGAGACTCCATCCTGGAATATAATGACACTTCCTGTATTTAAACCTTTCTCTACATCATCCATATTTTTTAACGAGTTCAAACTCGATACGGTAACGATACGATCTATCGGAATAGGTTTCTTAGATGCTAACAGAGGTGTGATGATATCATCGTTGAGCTGTTTGGTACTGACTGTCGTGGTATAAAAGAATATATGATACTTGACTGCTGGTCCTTGTAGTGATCGAGACTCAAAATCAAAGTTAACTCCATACGAATACTGCTCTTCAATATAAGTTACATTATCTTTCATATTCCTGGATATCTTTCTGGCTTTTCGCTTCTCAATTGCCTCTGTCTTGTTTTTCTGCCATGGAAACATTTCCGCTCACCTCTTTTCCGTTTCCTTAGTGTGGCTAACTTGCTAACTTTTATGACACCATTCGTCCCTATCATTCGATACTAATTGCAGAATGGGTTGTGAAATTGTGACATCAACCGCTTTTATTTAGTACAAGGCTGCATAAGGTACCACATGGCAGTCAAATAAAGAAAGGGAGATGGTCGAATGGTGAAAATTTATGTAGATCCAGGACATGGAGGATCGGATCCAGGGGCAACGGCGAATGGCCTTCAGGAGAAGAATGTAACTCTAGCAATTGGGACATCTATTCGGGATATTCTGCAGCTGGAGTATGAAAACGCAGATGTTCGTATGTCACGTACAGGTGATACATTCCCGTCACTTTCTCAGCGGACGAATGATGCAAATGCATGGGGAGCGGATTTCTTCCTTAGCATTCATATCAATGCTGGCGGAGGAATTGGTTATGAAGATTACATCTACACAAAACTTTCCGACAGTTCCGAAACAGGCGTAATGCGTGCCCGCATTCATGAAGAGGTAATGAAATTAATCGATATGCCAGATCGAGGCAGAAAGAAAGCAAATTTCCATGTGCTTCGGGAAACCGCAATGCCTGCTGTTTTAACAGAAAATGGTTTTATTGATAACAGCGCGGACGCAGCGAAAATGAAAAATAACGGCTGGATTCAAAATGTGGCGCGAGGTCATGTGAATGGTTTAGAGCGTGCACTTGGACTTCGTAAGAAAGCGAATTCTACTTTCTTAATTCGTGTAAAGGCGCAGTCACTTTACTATTACAATGCACCTGATTGGAATGCGCGTGCAGGAGTGGTAAGTCAAGGAGAAGTATTCACTGTGGTAGAGACGTTGACAGTATCAGGTTCTACCATGTATAAGCTGAAGAGCGGAAATTATATTACAGCAAATACACAGTATGTAGAGATAATCTAAACAAAAAGGGCTGCCAATTTGGCAGCCCTTTTTGCGTTAGAAATTTAGGGGAAATCTTATGAGATAAGTGTAGCACGAAATTTGACGAAATAGGATGCTTACCTGACTTTCCCAAGTTCCCCTGTTATTTTGTAAGTTTATCTAACCAACTGTAAGTTTCTTTCTTAGTGACGGTCAGGATTTTCTTTCACTTTACCGGCGACATCCTGTAAATTCCCTTTTGTCTTGTCCTTTTTCCCATCGGCTTGCTGCCCCTTATCATTTCTTGCGTTGCCGATTTGATCTTTTGCTTCACCTTTTACTTTAGATACGGTACCTTTCACCTTATCGCTAAGACTTTGTTTATTTTCTGCCATGATAATCCACTCCTTTTGGTATTGTTGTATACAAGTTGTGTTCCCGCGCAAAATATTTGTAAACTATTTTAAGAAATATGTTTATTTCTTTGGCAGAGGGGTATAGTGATAGCAGGTATCCCCCATACCACTAATCTGCTAAGTGTAAGGAAAGGTCCATTCCGGCGAAGGAATGGGCCTTTTTGTGTTTGTAACACTCCTCTTTGTGGAAATACGTTACCAAGTACAAATAGAGGAGGATACACATGGAAACGCATCAGCTGTATATCAATGGACGTTTTGTCACCTCGCAAGCAGAAGAATCAATCGACATTTTGAACCCGGCAACAGAAGCAGTCATCTCAAAGATTCCGAAAGCAACAGAAGATGAAGTGAATCAAGCAGTGGAAGGCGCAGCCGCTGCCCAAAAAGACTGGGAGCAGATGCCGGCGATTGAACGTGCTAAAATTGTTCGCCAGCTTGGCGATGAGCTGGAAAAACGGAAAGACACTTTTGTAGCCTTACTGCAGGAGGAACAAGGGAAGAATTATGAGCTTGCTACAGGCGAAGTGGACATGGCAATTGACTTCTTTCGTTATACATCGGAATGGGCCCGCCGTATAGAAGGTGAAATTGTTCCAAGTGACCGGCCAAACGAAAATATCTTTATCTATAAGAAGCCAATTGGAGTTGTTGCGGGCATTGTGCCATGGAACTTCCCGGTATTTATTTTGGCACGCAAAGTCGCTCAGGCGCTAACGGCAGGTTGTACATTAGTGCTTAAACCGAGTCAGCAAACACCGAATACAGCTTATGCATTTACAAAGATGGTCGATGAATTAGGGATCGTACCAGATGGTGTGTATCAATATGTGACAGGAACGGGCTCAGCATTAGGAAATCAGCTTGCTTCTCACAATAAAGTAGACATGATTTCGATTACAGGTAGTGTTACAGCAGGTACAAAGGTTATGGAAGCTGCTGCCCAGAACATTACGAAAGTGAATCTGGAATTAGGCGGCAAAGCGCCAGCAATCATAACGGAAAATGCGGATATAGATTTAGCAGTGGAACAGGTGAAAGCATCACGTCTTTTGAATAACGGACAAACATGCACCAATGCAGAGCGTGTTTATGTACATGAAAGCATTGCGGAAGACTTTACAGAAAAACTGAAACAGGCATTTGAGCAAGTATCTTATGGAAATCCAGCAAAGGATCATAATGTGGAATTAGGACCGCTTGTAAGTCAGGATCGTTTAGAGACAGTAGAGAAGATGGTTGCGGCAGCACAAGAAGAAGGTGCGGAATGCATTATCGGAGGAAGAAGAGCAGAAGCAGACTCCGGCTACTTCTACGAGCCAACTATCTTAACAAGCGTGCAGCAGGATTCTTCGATTATTCAAGAAGAGATTTTCGGTCCAGTTGTCCCAATTGTGACATTTACAAGTCTTGAGGAAGCAATTGAAATGGGCAATGACACAGACTATGGTCTTTCTTCTTCTGTATACACGGAAGATATTAACGAAGCAATGAAGGTAATCAATGAACTTAAGTTCGGTGAAACATATGTGAATCGTGAAAATATGGAAGCTGTACAAGGATACCATGCGGGGATTCGCAAGTCAGGGCTTGGCGGTACAGATGGCAAGCATGGCGTGGAGGACTACTTGGTTACACAAACTGTTTACATGCAGTATAAGAAATAAGCGGAGGGCACCTGTATTTTTCCTGCAGGTGCTTTTATTGTTTTCCTTTCACTGGTAAAGAAAACAAGGTACAATAAGAATAACCTACTTGCCTTACGATCATAGACAAAGGCCTTTTTTATTTCAGTTTATTGAAAACGCTTACAAATTAAAGGGAAGGATGTCGAATCATGAAAATGTTAGCACCTCTCGCTGGAAAGCATAATGTATCTGATTTTGAAACGCTTTGTAAGTCTTTTGAATGGAGTCAAATGGAACGGAACTTTTCTTGGTTTACAACAGGTAAAGTGAATGCAGCGTATGAGGCAGTCGATCGTCATGCAGAAAATCCTGCTAAAGCCAACCAGCTTGCCTTAATTTATCAAGACGGAGACAAGGAAGAGAAATGGACGTTCACGCAACTAAAGGAACGGAGCAATCAGGCGGCCAATATGCTTACATCTCTCGGTGTGACAAAAGGTGACCGAGTATTTTTGTTCATGCCTCGCTGTCCTGATTTTTATGCAAGCTTCTTTGGTATTCTCAAAACTGGTGCTGTTGCAGGCCCTTTATTTGAAGCCTTTATGGAACAGGCGGTAGAAGATCGTTTAAAGGATAGCGGTGCAAAAGTTTTAATTACAACAGCAGAATTGCTGCCGCGTGTAAATCGGGATAACCTGCCAGATCTGCAAGAAATCATTGTACTTGATTGTGAACCAGCAGATGACTTATACGATTATGAAAAACTGATGACTGCTGCTTCAACAGCGTTTGAACCTGTGTGGCTGGATAAAGAAGATGGGATGCTGCTGCATTA from Terribacillus sp. DMT04 encodes the following:
- the aldA gene encoding aldehyde dehydrogenase; translated protein: METHQLYINGRFVTSQAEESIDILNPATEAVISKIPKATEDEVNQAVEGAAAAQKDWEQMPAIERAKIVRQLGDELEKRKDTFVALLQEEQGKNYELATGEVDMAIDFFRYTSEWARRIEGEIVPSDRPNENIFIYKKPIGVVAGIVPWNFPVFILARKVAQALTAGCTLVLKPSQQTPNTAYAFTKMVDELGIVPDGVYQYVTGTGSALGNQLASHNKVDMISITGSVTAGTKVMEAAAQNITKVNLELGGKAPAIITENADIDLAVEQVKASRLLNNGQTCTNAERVYVHESIAEDFTEKLKQAFEQVSYGNPAKDHNVELGPLVSQDRLETVEKMVAAAQEEGAECIIGGRRAEADSGYFYEPTILTSVQQDSSIIQEEIFGPVVPIVTFTSLEEAIEMGNDTDYGLSSSVYTEDINEAMKVINELKFGETYVNRENMEAVQGYHAGIRKSGLGGTDGKHGVEDYLVTQTVYMQYKK